From the Acetobacter aceti genome, one window contains:
- a CDS encoding magnesium transporter CorA family protein, which translates to MFLAHRNGQPACAVGTEKDAAGAVWLDLVDPTDTERDLAAHLTGKVIPQRSDLEEIESSSRLHTDDDAVYMSLPLVRRTETDLYSSPIGFVLTPNWLVTVRFSDYASFDNAARQVAESKASFSSDDSLVMILECIVDRLADVLEHVGLNLNQLSRDVFAGYDPKGSTRLASWQRTILRRVGHAEDFSSLIRDSLLGLDRISIFISENRKHTLPNGLAARLATVSRDVTSLTDFVSQLSNKIQFLLDAALGFISIEQNDGMKILTVVSFIGVAPTLIAGIYGMNFKDIPELSWAYGYWYSLCAMVVSVILPLLWFWRIGWLKTDNR; encoded by the coding sequence ATGTTTCTGGCTCACAGGAACGGCCAACCTGCCTGCGCGGTCGGGACGGAGAAGGACGCCGCTGGCGCTGTCTGGCTCGATCTGGTTGATCCAACGGACACGGAGCGCGATCTGGCCGCTCATCTGACCGGCAAGGTCATTCCACAGCGCAGCGATCTGGAAGAGATTGAAAGTTCTTCCAGACTTCATACCGATGATGACGCTGTTTACATGTCGCTACCGCTGGTGCGGCGCACGGAGACAGATCTTTACTCTTCCCCGATCGGTTTTGTGCTGACGCCCAACTGGCTCGTAACGGTCCGTTTTTCGGACTACGCCTCCTTCGACAACGCGGCGCGCCAGGTCGCGGAATCGAAGGCCAGTTTCAGCAGCGACGACAGTCTGGTCATGATTCTCGAATGTATTGTGGACCGTCTGGCGGATGTTCTTGAGCATGTGGGGCTCAATCTGAATCAGCTCTCGAGGGACGTATTCGCAGGATACGATCCCAAAGGCAGCACGAGACTCGCATCCTGGCAGCGCACCATTCTGCGACGGGTGGGGCATGCGGAAGATTTCAGTTCGCTGATCCGGGACAGTCTGCTTGGGCTTGACCGGATTTCGATTTTCATCAGCGAGAACCGCAAGCACACGCTGCCGAACGGTCTTGCCGCAAGGCTCGCCACAGTCAGTCGCGATGTCACGTCCCTGACGGACTTTGTCTCCCAGCTTTCCAACAAGATTCAGTTTCTGCTCGATGCGGCCCTGGGCTTTATCAGCATAGAACAGAATGACGGCATGAAGATCCTGACTGTGGTCAGCTTCATCGGCGTCGCGCCGACACTGATTGCCGGTATATACGGCATGAACTTCAAGGATATTCCCGAATTAAGCTGGGCCTATGGATACTGGTATTCCCTGTGCGCCATGGTTGTTTCGGTTATTCTGCCGCTTCTGTGGTTCTGGCGGATCGGCTGGCTCAAGACAGACAACAGATAG
- a CDS encoding glycosyltransferase, translating to MISDDDASSPARVPRLVSSRARNAASGVTILLSVHNGEAYLNTQLDSFLAQNYSNWTLVWRDDGSSDASRSIVRAFAAHRGAGRCQEVDAETSACLGIAESYRRLLEHVQPGTMVAFADQDDLWLPDKLRRAVVALGDIPAGTPALYCARQILTNNILQPIGLSPFLTAPSGRLSALTQNIATGCTVVFNGKAFDLLMATQPPPPLILHDWWVYLTVVTAGGVVCTDNRPALLYRQHNANAIGAAPSWLKRGRAALRRGPKAFMAIFRSNLDWLLARSFILTPETGDSLVVIRQGLKGNFLHRLFLLRRFPQLTRVGFAESVLFRLWFVCG from the coding sequence ATGATTTCTGACGACGATGCCTCATCTCCGGCCCGTGTTCCCCGACTTGTTTCTTCAAGAGCGAGAAACGCTGCGTCCGGAGTGACAATCCTGCTGTCGGTTCACAATGGCGAAGCCTATCTGAACACACAGCTCGATTCTTTTCTGGCGCAGAATTACAGCAACTGGACACTGGTCTGGCGGGATGATGGATCATCCGATGCTTCCCGCTCCATTGTCCGCGCTTTCGCGGCTCATCGCGGCGCAGGACGCTGTCAGGAAGTTGACGCTGAAACATCGGCCTGCCTGGGTATTGCCGAATCCTACCGTCGTCTTCTGGAACATGTGCAGCCCGGCACCATGGTCGCCTTCGCGGACCAGGATGACCTCTGGCTCCCGGACAAGCTGCGGCGCGCAGTCGTAGCTCTCGGAGATATCCCGGCAGGAACGCCGGCCCTGTATTGTGCCCGGCAGATCCTCACGAACAATATTCTGCAACCCATTGGTCTCTCCCCTTTCCTGACCGCGCCTTCCGGCCGCCTTTCAGCCCTGACGCAGAACATCGCCACCGGATGCACGGTCGTATTCAACGGGAAAGCCTTTGATCTGCTCATGGCGACGCAGCCTCCGCCTCCGCTTATCCTGCATGACTGGTGGGTTTATCTGACGGTTGTGACGGCGGGAGGAGTAGTCTGCACGGATAATCGTCCGGCCCTGCTCTATCGTCAGCACAACGCCAACGCCATTGGCGCCGCGCCATCCTGGCTGAAGCGTGGCAGGGCGGCTCTCCGCAGGGGGCCGAAAGCCTTCATGGCGATCTTTCGTTCCAATCTCGACTGGCTGCTTGCCCGCAGCTTCATCCTCACGCCTGAAACAGGTGATTCTCTTGTCGTCATTCGGCAAGGACTGAAGGGAAATTTCCTTCACCGGTTATTTCTTTTGCGTCGTTTTCCCCAACTGACACGGGTTGGTTTCGCGGAAAGCGTGTTGTTCCGCCTCTGGTTTGTCTGTGGATAG
- the rfbD gene encoding dTDP-4-dehydrorhamnose reductase, producing MTDTSSKGPILVTGGNGQLATSLANLGGPRIDRVGRPEFDFAKPETIEAVLDAHRPAAVVNAAAWTAVDLAETEVAGADAANCTGPALLAAACASRNIPFLHVSTDYVFSGDKGAPYLESDPVSPDTVYGRTKAEGEQKVLAADPKAIILRTSWVYSAHGKNFVRTMINAGAKNPVLKVVGDQRGNPTSSDDLAEAILSIIALIERDGWKDGYAGIYHACGTGEATWHELAVAALENAARHGQKMPEVSAIRTEDWPTPAKRPADSRMDNSKLNSVFGVKMPDWRQSVTRTVDTLFSDKAG from the coding sequence ATGACCGATACCTCCAGCAAAGGTCCGATCCTCGTCACGGGCGGTAACGGACAGCTCGCCACCTCTCTGGCCAATCTTGGCGGCCCGCGCATTGATCGCGTCGGGCGTCCCGAGTTCGATTTCGCAAAGCCGGAAACCATCGAAGCCGTGCTTGACGCGCACAGGCCAGCCGCCGTGGTGAACGCCGCGGCATGGACGGCTGTTGACCTCGCCGAGACGGAAGTCGCCGGTGCGGATGCCGCCAACTGCACGGGACCGGCACTGCTGGCTGCGGCGTGCGCCAGCCGCAACATCCCCTTCCTTCATGTGTCCACGGACTACGTGTTTTCCGGTGACAAAGGGGCTCCTTATCTGGAGAGCGATCCGGTTTCTCCGGACACTGTCTATGGACGCACGAAGGCCGAGGGCGAGCAGAAGGTTCTGGCGGCTGATCCGAAGGCCATCATCCTGCGCACCTCATGGGTTTACTCCGCGCACGGCAAGAACTTCGTCCGCACGATGATCAATGCCGGCGCGAAGAATCCGGTCCTGAAGGTGGTGGGCGACCAGCGCGGCAATCCGACCAGTTCGGACGATCTGGCTGAGGCGATCCTCTCCATCATCGCGCTTATCGAGCGTGATGGCTGGAAAGACGGGTATGCCGGCATCTACCACGCCTGTGGTACGGGTGAAGCGACATGGCATGAACTGGCTGTCGCGGCACTTGAAAACGCAGCACGTCACGGTCAGAAGATGCCGGAAGTTTCAGCCATCCGTACGGAAGACTGGCCGACACCGGCCAAGCGTCCGGCTGATTCCCGCATGGATAACAGCAAGCTGAACAGCGTGTTCGGCGTAAAGATGCCGGACTGGCGTCAGAGCGTTACGCGCACGGTCGACACGCTGTTTTCCGACAAGGCCGGCTGA
- the rfbC gene encoding dTDP-4-dehydrorhamnose 3,5-epimerase produces MKVERLAIPDVILVTPPRFSDNRGFFSETYNVDRMKEAGITLPFVQDNQSLSRQKGVVRGLHCQLDPHAQGKLVRCTKGAIWDVAIDARTGSPTYGKWVAAELSEENWSQLWIPPGFLHGFCTLTENAEVQYKCTGLYDKASERAVIWNSRELAIDWPIKPEEAVLSDKDLEAPEFSAAKGWFEYK; encoded by the coding sequence ATGAAGGTCGAGCGCCTGGCTATTCCCGACGTCATTCTCGTCACACCGCCGCGATTCTCTGACAATCGCGGGTTCTTCTCCGAAACCTACAATGTTGACCGCATGAAGGAGGCCGGAATCACGCTTCCCTTCGTGCAGGACAATCAGAGCCTGTCGCGCCAGAAAGGCGTCGTGCGTGGCCTGCACTGCCAGCTCGACCCGCACGCACAGGGCAAGCTCGTGCGCTGCACCAAGGGCGCGATCTGGGATGTCGCCATCGACGCCCGCACAGGCTCCCCGACCTACGGCAAATGGGTTGCTGCCGAATTGTCCGAAGAGAACTGGTCACAGCTCTGGATTCCGCCCGGCTTCCTGCATGGTTTCTGCACTCTGACGGAAAACGCAGAGGTGCAGTACAAATGCACAGGCCTGTATGACAAGGCGTCCGAGCGTGCGGTGATCTGGAACAGCAGGGAACTGGCGATCGACTGGCCGATCAAGCCGGAAGAAGCCGTGCTGTCCGACAAGGATCTGGAAGCGCCGGAATTTTCCGCAGCCAAAGGGTGGTTCGAATACAAATGA
- the rfbA gene encoding glucose-1-phosphate thymidylyltransferase RfbA: MKGILLAGGSGTRLYPMTLAASKQLLPVYDKPMIYYPLTTLMLAGIRDIMIISTPADLPQFKRLLGDGSQFGVRFEYREQPTPDGIAQAFLIAGEWLKGSPCALVLGDNLIFADHLSALLQKAGKIEKGATVFAYQVRDPERYGVVSFDETGKALTVEEKPAEPASNWAITGLYFYDDRVYDFARKVKPSPRGELEITDLNRFYLEEGTLQVDRLGRGCAWLDAGLPESLMQAGQFVHTIQARQGMLVGSPGEVAFRMGYITADQLRDHAAKMGKTELGRVLKELADHGQQG; the protein is encoded by the coding sequence ATGAAGGGTATTCTGTTGGCCGGAGGTTCAGGCACGCGCCTGTATCCGATGACACTCGCCGCCAGCAAGCAGTTGCTGCCGGTCTACGACAAGCCGATGATCTACTACCCGCTGACGACGCTCATGCTCGCCGGCATCCGGGACATCATGATCATCTCCACGCCTGCCGATCTGCCGCAGTTCAAGCGTCTGCTCGGCGACGGCTCACAGTTCGGTGTCCGCTTCGAATATCGTGAGCAGCCGACACCTGACGGCATCGCGCAGGCTTTCCTGATCGCGGGTGAGTGGCTGAAAGGCAGCCCATGCGCCCTGGTGCTTGGTGACAACCTGATCTTCGCCGATCATCTGTCCGCGCTGCTCCAGAAGGCTGGAAAGATCGAGAAGGGCGCGACCGTGTTCGCCTATCAGGTCCGTGACCCGGAACGCTATGGTGTGGTCAGCTTTGATGAGACCGGCAAGGCTCTCACGGTTGAAGAGAAACCCGCCGAGCCCGCTTCGAACTGGGCCATCACCGGCCTCTATTTCTACGATGACCGTGTGTATGACTTTGCCCGCAAGGTGAAGCCGTCCCCGCGTGGCGAACTGGAAATCACCGACCTCAACCGTTTCTACCTTGAGGAAGGCACCTTGCAGGTCGATCGTCTGGGGCGCGGCTGCGCGTGGCTGGACGCCGGACTTCCCGAGAGCCTCATGCAGGCCGGTCAGTTCGTCCACACGATTCAGGCGCGTCAGGGCATGCTTGTCGGCTCGCCGGGAGAGGTGGCCTTCCGCATGGGGTACATCACTGCGGACCAGCTTCGGGATCACGCGGCGAAAATGGGCAAGACCGAACTTGGTCGTGTGCTGAAAGAACTGGCTGACCACGGCCAGCAGGGCTGA
- the rfbB gene encoding dTDP-glucose 4,6-dehydratase, with protein MRILLTGGCGFIGSAVVRHIIGATEHSVLNVDCMTYAASPETVAAVASSDRYQFAQVNITDGPALAKLFEEFRPDAVMHLAAESHVDRSIDGPGVFIQTNVVGTYTLLEATRTYWQTLDEAARKAFRFHHISTDEVFGALELDDPPFTETTPYDPRSPYSASKASSDHLVRAWYHTYGLPTFVTNTTNNYGIWHFPEKLIPLVTINAIEGKELPVYGKGENVRDWLFVEDHAEALVKAVEVGKPGETYAIGARQPRTNLEVVKTICSVLDELLPDPAGPRERLIRFVTDRPGHDFKYEIDATHAETELGWKARHNFESGIRRTIQWYLDNRDWWESIRSRRYTGERLGQAKK; from the coding sequence ATGCGTATTCTTCTCACTGGCGGATGTGGATTTATCGGATCCGCTGTTGTGCGCCATATTATCGGCGCTACCGAACACTCGGTGCTCAATGTGGACTGCATGACTTACGCCGCGTCACCGGAAACGGTGGCGGCCGTCGCGTCGTCAGATCGTTACCAGTTCGCACAGGTCAACATCACGGATGGCCCGGCGCTGGCGAAGCTGTTCGAGGAGTTCCGTCCCGACGCTGTCATGCATCTGGCTGCTGAAAGCCACGTGGATCGCTCCATCGATGGTCCCGGCGTGTTCATCCAGACCAACGTGGTCGGAACCTATACGCTGCTTGAAGCCACCCGCACCTACTGGCAGACACTGGACGAAGCTGCCCGCAAGGCGTTCCGGTTCCACCACATCTCCACTGACGAAGTCTTTGGCGCGCTGGAGCTGGACGATCCTCCGTTCACCGAGACCACGCCCTACGATCCACGCAGCCCGTATTCCGCTTCGAAAGCCTCTTCCGATCATCTGGTCCGCGCCTGGTATCATACCTATGGCCTGCCGACCTTCGTGACCAACACGACCAATAATTACGGCATCTGGCATTTCCCGGAAAAACTGATCCCGCTGGTCACCATCAACGCCATCGAAGGCAAGGAACTGCCGGTCTACGGCAAGGGCGAGAACGTTCGTGACTGGCTGTTCGTGGAAGATCACGCGGAAGCGCTGGTCAAGGCGGTTGAAGTCGGCAAGCCGGGCGAGACCTACGCCATCGGCGCCCGCCAGCCGCGCACGAACCTTGAGGTCGTGAAGACGATCTGCTCGGTTCTGGACGAACTTCTGCCTGATCCGGCTGGTCCGCGCGAGCGTCTTATCCGTTTCGTCACCGACCGTCCCGGACATGATTTCAAATACGAAATCGATGCGACCCATGCGGAGACCGAACTGGGCTGGAAAGCCAGGCACAACTTCGAGTCAGGTATCCGTCGGACCATCCAGTGGTATCTCGATAATCGTGACTGGTGGGAATCCATCCGTTCACGTCGCTATACTGGCGAACGTCTCGGTCAGGCCAAGAAATAA
- a CDS encoding histidine phosphatase family protein — protein MMASAVPAACPEEQKNQGNFLDAPRLERGVTRFWLIRHALVEQNARAMMYGTMDVPLCPDSLVAQQPMYEALARRLPSDASWFITPLSRTRRTAEAIQNAGYGERSVTVEPGFLEQELGEWQGLPHAEFPKRLERAPHYFWPLSGEERPPGGESMVDVCQRVGHTLSTLAVRHAKRDMVVVSHGGAIRAALAHALRIDADTALHFSIQNLSLTILECHDGVWRVVTANELPGI, from the coding sequence ATGATGGCTTCAGCCGTCCCGGCCGCGTGCCCTGAAGAGCAGAAAAATCAGGGAAACTTCCTTGATGCGCCCCGGCTTGAAAGAGGTGTCACCCGTTTCTGGCTGATCCGGCACGCTCTCGTGGAACAGAATGCGCGCGCCATGATGTATGGCACGATGGATGTGCCCCTCTGTCCGGACAGCCTTGTTGCGCAGCAGCCCATGTATGAGGCCCTGGCCCGGCGTCTGCCTTCTGATGCATCGTGGTTCATCACTCCCCTCTCCCGCACCCGTCGCACGGCGGAAGCCATTCAGAATGCGGGATATGGCGAGAGGAGCGTGACTGTCGAGCCGGGTTTTCTGGAGCAGGAACTGGGGGAATGGCAGGGCCTGCCGCACGCCGAGTTCCCGAAGCGGCTTGAGCGTGCGCCCCATTACTTCTGGCCCCTTTCGGGCGAGGAACGACCGCCGGGCGGAGAAAGCATGGTCGATGTCTGCCAGCGTGTCGGCCATACGCTGAGCACGCTGGCGGTCCGTCATGCGAAACGGGATATGGTCGTCGTGAGCCATGGCGGCGCCATCAGGGCCGCGCTGGCGCATGCGCTCAGGATTGACGCTGACACCGCCCTGCATTTCTCGATCCAGAATCTTTCGCTCACGATTCTTGAATGCCATGACGGAGTCTGGCGGGTCGTGACCGCAAACGAACTGCCGGGGATCTGA
- a CDS encoding glutathione S-transferase family protein: MKLYDYPTAPNPRRVRFFIAEKGLTIPIVTVDLAKHEQFAPTFRLLNPSCTVPVLELDDGTAISEVPVICRYLEELHPDPPLMGATREQRAIIGMWDRRMEIDGYLAAMEAVRNSLPGLSGRALVGPHGYAQIPELTARGRQRLADFMADLDTRLRDVPYVAGNAFSIADITAFVTLDFARSRLKLALPDEASALHAWVTSIAKRPGAQA; the protein is encoded by the coding sequence ATGAAGCTTTACGACTACCCCACCGCCCCCAATCCACGGCGTGTGCGCTTCTTCATCGCCGAGAAAGGGCTGACGATTCCTATCGTTACAGTTGATCTGGCGAAGCACGAGCAGTTCGCGCCCACGTTCCGCCTCCTTAACCCCTCCTGCACCGTTCCCGTCCTGGAACTGGACGACGGCACCGCGATCAGCGAGGTGCCCGTCATCTGCCGTTATCTGGAGGAGTTGCATCCCGATCCCCCTCTGATGGGCGCGACGCGAGAACAACGCGCCATCATCGGCATGTGGGACCGGCGCATGGAGATCGACGGCTATCTTGCCGCGATGGAAGCCGTACGGAACAGCCTGCCGGGACTGTCGGGCCGCGCACTGGTCGGACCACACGGCTATGCGCAAATCCCCGAGCTTACCGCGCGCGGCCGTCAGAGGCTGGCCGATTTCATGGCCGATCTGGACACCCGGCTGCGCGATGTACCCTATGTCGCGGGCAATGCCTTCTCGATCGCTGACATCACCGCGTTCGTCACGCTGGATTTCGCCCGTAGCCGACTGAAGCTGGCATTGCCAGACGAGGCCTCCGCCCTGCATGCATGGGTCACGAGCATCGCGAAACGGCCAGGAGCACAGGCATGA
- a CDS encoding LysR family transcriptional regulator has product MSVRRPPLDLRELLFVRVIAREGSIHGAARALGGKQSAVSRSLRLLEERLGVSLFRRTSSGARLTPAGVAFLREAEKLLDGTVGLYERTRRWSRGETGVISVGVQGSIPPGRISAILESYSLAQPGISFTYRDNAKKELFQALEQEEIDLAIMTLPLPGSMVATVPLWSDRVVAIMSAEHPIAQVGTASWAELHDGIFLIGKDDTGEELLALLMRKMRQAGFVPVTRQEAVRSLRVVALAANGSGIALLPDAWLGFLPAAIRERIAVVEVIDGDGFSHFAYGAAWHRERCPPAARTVIRFLEQQATAF; this is encoded by the coding sequence ATGTCGGTTCGGCGACCACCTCTCGATCTGCGGGAATTGCTGTTCGTGCGTGTCATCGCGAGGGAGGGAAGTATCCATGGAGCCGCACGGGCGCTGGGAGGCAAACAATCTGCCGTAAGCCGGTCCTTGCGGTTACTGGAAGAGCGACTTGGCGTCTCCCTTTTTCGACGCACGTCGAGCGGTGCCCGGCTCACCCCGGCGGGAGTTGCCTTTCTGCGAGAGGCTGAGAAGTTGCTCGATGGAACAGTCGGACTGTACGAGCGCACGCGGCGTTGGAGCCGGGGCGAGACCGGCGTCATCTCCGTGGGCGTCCAGGGCAGCATCCCACCCGGCCGGATCTCGGCGATACTGGAGTCGTACAGCCTTGCGCAACCCGGTATCTCCTTCACTTATCGGGATAATGCGAAAAAAGAACTGTTCCAGGCCCTGGAACAGGAGGAGATCGACCTCGCGATAATGACGCTGCCCCTGCCCGGCAGCATGGTGGCCACCGTCCCGCTCTGGAGCGATCGTGTCGTTGCGATCATGTCGGCCGAACATCCGATCGCACAGGTCGGAACCGCGTCATGGGCTGAGTTGCATGATGGAATCTTTCTGATCGGCAAGGATGATACCGGCGAGGAACTGCTCGCGCTCTTGATGCGCAAGATGCGGCAGGCGGGATTCGTGCCGGTGACACGTCAGGAGGCGGTCAGAAGCCTGCGGGTCGTCGCATTGGCAGCGAATGGCAGCGGCATCGCTCTGTTGCCGGATGCCTGGCTGGGTTTTCTGCCCGCTGCCATCCGGGAGCGGATCGCGGTAGTGGAAGTCATCGACGGGGACGGATTTTCCCACTTCGCCTATGGCGCGGCTTGGCATCGTGAGCGCTGCCCACCGGCCGCGAGGACAGTCATCCGTTTTCTGGAGCAGCAGGCGACTGCGTTTTAA
- a CDS encoding DUF2274 domain-containing protein, giving the protein MTKLRITEIPDEKPVRVTVDLPADLHRDLVAYAALVSQNGQSVDPARLVPHMIRGFITSDRAFRKLRQEPRRAPVKTQSPAAPENG; this is encoded by the coding sequence ATGACGAAGCTGCGCATCACCGAAATTCCCGACGAGAAGCCGGTCCGTGTCACCGTGGACCTGCCTGCGGACCTGCATCGCGATCTCGTCGCTTATGCTGCCCTGGTCAGCCAGAACGGCCAGTCCGTCGATCCGGCCCGTCTCGTACCGCACATGATCCGTGGCTTTATCACCTCCGACCGCGCGTTCCGAAAGCTCCGGCAGGAGCCACGGCGGGCACCCGTTAAAACGCAGTCGCCTGCTGCTCCAGAAAACGGATGA
- a CDS encoding TrbI/VirB10 family protein: MSGAEERPEGNTGATTSGSGTGPSSPPPSPDLRLRAQRPPVVRLSRPVIWTLGGAGMLAIGLALGYALQNGAQKGPLQGAQDTDTRPSADGLAALPNDYTATPKLGPPLPGDLGKPILDAQRNGRAGPVSGMGDRRGDQEIEAARTSRLFAQIEAREGQAAQTIPVMATAPGAQASPTGPDQQTGNRAFLAGQPDRATVSPDRIVSPASPYMLQAGTVIAGALNTKISSDLPGQIVGHVTQNVYDSPTGRFLLVPQGSTLFGAYNSGISFGQQRTQIIWTRLIYPNGESLVLEKLPGGDAIGQSGLSDEVNNHWGQLFKAALVTTLLSVGSEAGTSWNENNLMQAIRSGASNGFSMVGNRLIDRSLNIQPTLTDRPGLPFTLILNRDLVLKPWHPKEPAP; this comes from the coding sequence ATGAGCGGCGCGGAAGAGCGCCCGGAAGGGAATACGGGAGCCACCACAAGCGGAAGCGGAACAGGACCATCATCCCCGCCGCCCTCTCCCGATCTGCGGCTGCGCGCGCAGCGTCCGCCGGTGGTCCGGCTCTCGCGCCCCGTCATCTGGACGCTGGGTGGTGCGGGGATGCTCGCGATCGGTCTTGCGCTGGGCTACGCGCTGCAAAATGGTGCGCAGAAGGGGCCGCTCCAGGGGGCACAGGACACCGACACCCGCCCCTCGGCCGACGGGCTGGCCGCACTCCCCAATGACTATACCGCCACCCCGAAACTCGGGCCGCCTTTGCCCGGCGATCTCGGCAAGCCGATCCTCGATGCACAGCGGAACGGTCGCGCGGGACCGGTTTCCGGCATGGGAGACCGGCGTGGCGATCAGGAGATCGAGGCGGCACGCACCAGCAGGCTCTTCGCGCAGATCGAGGCGCGGGAGGGCCAGGCTGCGCAGACGATTCCGGTCATGGCCACCGCTCCCGGAGCACAGGCATCACCGACCGGCCCCGACCAGCAGACCGGCAATCGCGCCTTTCTGGCAGGTCAGCCGGATCGCGCGACGGTCAGCCCGGACCGGATCGTATCTCCCGCCTCGCCCTATATGCTCCAGGCCGGGACCGTCATTGCCGGCGCGCTGAACACGAAGATCAGTTCCGATCTGCCCGGCCAGATCGTGGGGCATGTGACCCAGAACGTCTATGACAGTCCGACAGGCCGGTTCTTGCTCGTCCCGCAGGGTAGCACCCTGTTCGGAGCCTATAACAGCGGCATTTCCTTCGGGCAGCAGCGCACCCAGATCATCTGGACGCGGCTGATCTATCCGAATGGCGAAAGCCTCGTCCTGGAAAAGCTGCCCGGTGGCGACGCCATCGGCCAGTCTGGCCTGTCCGATGAGGTGAACAATCATTGGGGGCAACTGTTCAAGGCGGCCCTCGTCACGACCCTCCTCAGCGTGGGCTCCGAGGCCGGGACGTCATGGAACGAGAACAACCTGATGCAGGCCATCCGCTCCGGCGCGAGCAACGGGTTTTCTATGGTCGGCAACCGGCTGATTGATCGCAGCCTGAATATTCAGCCGACGCTGACAGACCGCCCGGGCCTGCCGTTCACGCTTATCCTGAATCGCGACCTTGTCCTGAAACCCTGGCACCCAAAGGAACCGGCTCCATGA
- the trbG gene encoding P-type conjugative transfer protein TrbG — MIRRALRALPLLTLPLAGCAQQYHPPVIRYDDAAQATLLPDPPKPVRVAEVPQPLPLPGQLKPLPPLRRTHVVPEAADPTVRVTQANLAARIQPTRAGYVNAVQVYPYSAGALYQVYASPGEITDVMLQPGEKLVGTGPVAVGDTVRWIVGDTTSGAGTTRRVHILVKPTRPDLITNLIVNTDRRSYLAELRATPTTYMASVSWDYPEDDLIALHRQDSDADDAAPVDAGLDLNALNFRYAIQPVKGGTPPWLPSRAFDDGHKVYIAFPSGIGQGELPPLFVLGADGGPELVNYRVRQNWMIVDCLFAAAELRLGDRHSEQRVRIVRTDGRKS; from the coding sequence ATGATCCGTCGCGCTCTTCGTGCTTTGCCGTTGCTAACCCTGCCCCTGGCGGGTTGCGCGCAACAGTACCATCCACCCGTCATACGATATGACGACGCGGCCCAGGCCACGCTCCTGCCTGATCCGCCGAAGCCTGTGCGGGTGGCGGAGGTGCCACAGCCACTCCCGCTGCCGGGCCAGCTCAAGCCGCTTCCGCCCTTACGGCGTACCCATGTCGTGCCCGAGGCGGCTGACCCTACCGTGCGCGTGACCCAGGCCAATCTTGCCGCTCGCATCCAGCCGACGCGGGCCGGTTACGTGAACGCGGTGCAGGTTTACCCCTACAGCGCGGGAGCGCTCTATCAGGTCTATGCTTCGCCCGGCGAGATCACCGACGTTATGCTCCAGCCGGGTGAAAAACTGGTGGGTACCGGCCCGGTCGCGGTGGGTGATACCGTGCGCTGGATCGTCGGCGATACCACCAGTGGCGCGGGCACGACCAGGCGCGTGCATATCCTGGTCAAGCCGACGCGACCGGATCTCATCACCAATCTGATCGTCAATACCGACCGGAGGAGCTACCTTGCCGAACTGCGGGCGACACCCACGACCTATATGGCGTCGGTGTCCTGGGATTATCCCGAGGACGACCTGATTGCCCTGCATCGGCAGGACAGCGACGCCGATGATGCAGCCCCGGTGGATGCGGGGCTGGATCTGAATGCGCTGAATTTCCGTTACGCTATTCAGCCGGTGAAAGGTGGCACGCCGCCCTGGCTGCCCAGCCGGGCGTTTGACGATGGCCACAAGGTCTATATCGCGTTTCCGTCCGGTATCGGGCAGGGCGAACTGCCGCCGCTGTTCGTGTTGGGGGCCGATGGCGGGCCGGAATTGGTGAACTACCGCGTCCGGCAGAACTGGATGATCGTCGATTGCCTGTTTGCCGCCGCCGAATTGCGGCTGGGCGACAGGCATTCCGAGCAGCGGGTACGGATCGTGCGCACGGATGGCAGGAAGTCATGA